A genomic stretch from Leptospira licerasiae serovar Varillal str. VAR 010 includes:
- a CDS encoding lipocalin-like domain-containing protein, whose protein sequence is MPFQFLTNRVARPKRTSGILVLVLFSSILLISSGNGSATPKTDLKEAHQGKGFKFPQDHFFHKGYRVEWCYFIGILDTEEGKELGYELSFFRAYLGPKVALYPVHFAISDLEDEKHKISQTIERELGGVAGQDKTNLWSGDYRMEVTGPADFRVTAFPRTDSGFGLELELSAKPKNILTHGKNGKSFKSRKNPKFFSYYYSIPRLETKGSLYLEGKEYHVKSGTSWMDHEWSSPEGTEAAFDLSSKDISWDWICIQMEDGSDIMAFNFKNRAGDIETFGTYRSPDGKIISLENENDLKFIPEDKTWKSDQSGNSYKLRWKLISERFNLNITPRFDEQEFDARSSTGLIYWEGAVKVGGEVEGKSVKGKGYLELKPFR, encoded by the coding sequence ATGCCCTTCCAATTTTTAACAAATAGAGTCGCAAGACCCAAAAGAACCTCCGGGATCCTAGTTTTAGTTCTGTTCTCATCTATTCTCTTAATCTCGAGTGGAAACGGATCCGCTACTCCTAAAACCGATCTGAAAGAGGCTCATCAAGGCAAAGGTTTTAAATTTCCCCAAGACCACTTTTTCCATAAAGGCTATAGAGTAGAATGGTGTTATTTCATAGGTATTCTGGATACGGAAGAAGGTAAAGAATTAGGATATGAATTAAGTTTCTTCCGAGCTTACCTTGGACCTAAAGTTGCATTGTATCCTGTCCATTTTGCTATCTCCGACCTGGAAGACGAAAAACATAAGATATCCCAAACCATCGAAAGAGAATTAGGCGGAGTTGCAGGCCAAGACAAGACCAACTTATGGAGCGGGGATTATCGTATGGAAGTTACAGGCCCTGCTGATTTTAGGGTCACTGCGTTTCCTAGGACCGACTCAGGCTTCGGTTTAGAATTAGAACTCAGCGCCAAACCGAAGAACATTCTAACTCACGGCAAAAACGGCAAATCGTTCAAAAGCAGAAAAAATCCCAAATTTTTCTCTTATTATTATAGTATCCCCCGTTTAGAAACCAAGGGCTCTCTTTATTTGGAGGGAAAAGAATATCATGTCAAATCCGGCACAAGTTGGATGGATCATGAATGGAGTAGCCCGGAAGGAACCGAGGCTGCCTTCGATCTTTCTTCCAAGGATATTTCCTGGGATTGGATCTGTATCCAAATGGAAGATGGTTCCGATATCATGGCATTCAATTTCAAAAATAGAGCGGGAGATATAGAGACGTTCGGGACTTATCGCTCTCCCGACGGAAAAATAATATCTTTAGAAAACGAAAACGATCTGAAATTTATTCCGGAAGATAAGACCTGGAAAAGTGATCAATCTGGGAATTCCTACAAATTACGATGGAAATTAATTTCCGAACGATTTAATTTGAATATCACGCCCAGATTCGATGAGCAGGAATTCGACGCAAGATCTAGCACCGGACTAATTTATTGGGAAGGCGCAGTTAAGGTCGGCGGAGAAGTAGAAGGAAAATCCGTAAAAGGAAAAGGTTACCTGGAACTAAAACCATTCCGTTAA
- a CDS encoding lysophospholipid acyltransferase family protein, translating into MANPKPRSERQKVKKFLQYIFARILVGTLSIFPYVLRGKILFYIIRFLAKTTGATKKRIERHIRTAFPQISESKIQEYIFHNLRNLSHMANEFCEEPRMNGKFIDKWVTFLPDKETHTRLFEKGGILVLGHLGNWETMGVSICYTAPKNDLYVFAKRQSNPWSNAWIERNRASQRIKLVYTDESPRKALTLLKQGKLVAFISDQDAGKTGSFFPFLGNMASTFLGPATFSRMTDVPILFCSSWYDETGKLYFHVEEFKRPDLDPRKDPELWEREFTYKWVKRLEEEVYKHPADYFWLHRRWHTKPENKEELDKFWKEFRSTAERSKV; encoded by the coding sequence ATGGCGAATCCTAAACCCAGAAGCGAGAGACAAAAAGTCAAAAAATTCCTACAGTACATATTCGCGAGAATATTGGTAGGCACTCTTTCTATTTTTCCTTACGTTCTTAGGGGAAAGATCCTATTCTATATAATTCGGTTCCTGGCCAAAACGACAGGCGCTACAAAAAAGAGGATAGAAAGACATATACGAACTGCTTTCCCTCAAATATCGGAATCAAAGATACAAGAGTACATTTTTCATAACCTCAGAAATCTTTCTCATATGGCCAATGAGTTCTGCGAAGAACCTAGAATGAACGGTAAGTTCATAGATAAATGGGTGACCTTCTTGCCGGATAAGGAAACTCATACTCGCCTATTTGAGAAGGGAGGGATCCTGGTTTTAGGTCATTTGGGAAATTGGGAAACAATGGGTGTCTCAATTTGTTATACTGCTCCTAAAAACGATCTATACGTATTTGCGAAAAGACAGTCCAATCCTTGGTCCAATGCATGGATCGAAAGGAATAGAGCGTCCCAAAGAATCAAATTAGTGTATACGGACGAAAGTCCCAGAAAAGCGCTAACCTTATTGAAACAAGGAAAGTTAGTCGCTTTTATCTCGGATCAGGACGCAGGCAAGACCGGGTCCTTCTTTCCTTTTTTAGGAAATATGGCTTCTACTTTCTTGGGACCGGCGACATTCTCCAGAATGACCGATGTGCCGATCTTATTTTGCAGCAGTTGGTACGATGAGACCGGAAAATTATACTTTCATGTAGAAGAATTCAAAAGACCGGATCTGGATCCTAGAAAAGACCCGGAGCTATGGGAGAGAGAATTTACCTATAAATGGGTAAAACGTTTAGAGGAAGAAGTATACAAACATCCGGCAGATTATTTCTGGTTGCATAGGCGTTGGCATACCAAGCCTGAAAACAAAGAAGAACTAGATAAATTTTGGAAAGAATTTCGATCTACTGCCGAAAGATCCAAGGTTTGA
- a CDS encoding ABC transporter ATP-binding protein — MKLLEIKDLNVSYGKEGFFGGRKSVIKAVEDVNLEMEEGETFSLVGESGCGKSTLGRAILRLLKSDSGSIFFRGKEILDLKEKEFLPLRKQIQIVFQDPYSSLNPRRNIKDILTEGLFIHENYTDKQAEKEASEILEKVGLSPEILNRYPHEFSGGQRQRIAIARALILKPKFILFDEAVSALDVSNQAQVLLLLQKLKADFGLSYLFISHDLGIVKSISDKIAVMYLGKIVEIGTKSQIAEKPSHPYTKALFGAIFEVENRKIRKTPLQGEVPSILKKPKGCHFHTRCPIAKEICSETSPEWKDLGEGHKSYCHFPDGK; from the coding sequence ATGAAACTTTTAGAGATTAAAGATCTGAATGTAAGTTACGGAAAAGAAGGATTTTTCGGCGGCAGAAAATCTGTGATCAAAGCCGTCGAAGATGTAAATCTAGAAATGGAAGAAGGTGAAACCTTCAGCCTTGTAGGAGAATCCGGTTGCGGAAAATCCACATTAGGAAGAGCGATACTCAGGCTTCTCAAATCGGATTCAGGATCCATATTCTTTAGAGGAAAAGAGATCTTAGATTTAAAGGAAAAAGAATTTTTACCTCTCAGAAAACAGATCCAAATCGTATTCCAAGATCCCTATTCTTCTTTAAACCCAAGAAGGAATATTAAGGACATTTTAACGGAAGGACTGTTTATCCACGAGAATTATACGGATAAACAAGCGGAGAAGGAAGCTTCGGAGATCCTAGAAAAAGTGGGCCTATCTCCTGAAATACTAAATAGATATCCTCATGAGTTTTCCGGTGGACAAAGACAAAGGATTGCAATTGCAAGAGCGCTTATCTTAAAACCTAAATTTATACTATTCGACGAAGCGGTGTCGGCTTTGGACGTATCCAATCAAGCCCAGGTGCTTCTTTTATTACAAAAATTGAAAGCAGATTTCGGGCTCTCATATCTATTCATCTCTCACGACCTTGGGATCGTAAAATCTATCTCTGATAAGATCGCAGTCATGTATCTAGGAAAGATCGTCGAGATAGGTACAAAGTCCCAAATAGCGGAAAAACCTTCTCATCCATATACGAAAGCCTTGTTCGGAGCGATATTCGAAGTGGAAAATCGAAAGATCCGAAAAACTCCTCTGCAAGGAGAAGTGCCTAGTATATTAAAAAAACCGAAAGGTTGCCATTTCCATACTCGCTGTCCTATCGCAAAAGAGATCTGTTCCGAAACCTCTCCGGAATGGAAGGACCTAGGCGAAGGCCATAAGTCCTATTGTCATTTTCCGGACGGAAAATAA
- a CDS encoding ABC transporter permease subunit produces the protein MRNYFLKRIFLIVPTILGITFLVFILSHLAPGGPLEREIAKLRGYGNEDGAISSLINNEEIEILKQKLRLDKPLPVAYLYWLWDVANLDLGESRLHSRPVNELIFEKIPVSLTFGLSGFLLSYLICIPLGIRKAIQSGQAFDSGTSIVILIAYSIPVFALSMLLLYVFSSGEVFSIFPLGHEYSDNYDDLDFFEKILDRAEHMFLPVLCYVSGSFAMLTLLMKNSLLDQISKEYVRTAISKGLSFKDAIYKHAFRNSLIPIATGFGSNLSLVLAGSLIIELVFSIDGIGLLGFQAVTERDTNLMMGLLLIQSFLSLIGNIISDLCYVIIDPRINFEA, from the coding sequence ATGAGAAATTATTTTTTAAAAAGGATCTTTCTGATCGTTCCTACTATACTCGGAATCACTTTCCTTGTATTTATTCTATCCCATCTGGCTCCAGGTGGACCTTTAGAAAGAGAGATCGCAAAGTTAAGAGGATACGGCAACGAAGACGGAGCTATCTCTTCTTTGATCAACAACGAAGAGATAGAAATTCTAAAACAAAAACTACGTTTGGACAAACCGCTACCCGTTGCTTACTTGTACTGGTTATGGGACGTTGCAAATTTAGATCTGGGAGAATCCAGATTACACTCGCGTCCGGTAAATGAACTTATCTTCGAAAAGATCCCTGTATCTCTCACTTTCGGTCTTTCTGGATTTTTGCTTTCTTATCTGATCTGCATTCCATTAGGAATTCGTAAAGCAATCCAAAGTGGGCAGGCATTCGATAGCGGAACTAGCATCGTCATCCTGATCGCATATTCTATTCCGGTATTCGCTCTTTCCATGCTTTTACTATACGTGTTCTCCTCCGGAGAAGTATTTTCGATATTTCCTTTAGGCCACGAATATTCGGACAACTACGATGATCTGGACTTTTTTGAAAAGATCCTAGATAGAGCAGAGCATATGTTCTTGCCTGTGCTCTGTTATGTTTCCGGATCTTTTGCTATGCTCACTCTTTTGATGAAAAATTCCCTTTTAGATCAGATCTCAAAAGAGTATGTGAGGACAGCAATCTCCAAAGGTCTATCTTTTAAAGATGCGATTTACAAACACGCTTTCCGGAACAGTCTTATCCCGATCGCGACAGGATTCGGTTCTAATCTAAGTTTAGTCTTAGCGGGATCATTGATAATCGAGTTAGTATTCAGCATCGATGGGATCGGATTACTCGGTTTCCAAGCAGTTACGGAAAGAGATACCAACCTGATGATGGGACTTTTATTGATACAGAGTTTTCTTTCGCTGATCGGGAATATTATCTCCGATCTATGTTACGTGATCATAGACCCTAGGATCAATTTCGAAGCATGA
- a CDS encoding ABC transporter permease subunit codes for MNSLAKRRFEKFRSNTKAWISLWILGTSYIISLFAPILANNQPWIVSYDDSWKFPILFRYTDKDFGGSEYSPINYKKLKLREDFKEEDDNWILFPPVPYGYNEDNLESIDDHENPPSPPSPKHWLGTDDRGRDVFTRIFYAYRNSMSFGLILVFIEFIFGTIVGGIQGYYGKRTDIILQRIIEILSAIPFLYLILIMGSFFGRGFIVLGITYSALSWIGISLYMRGEFYRSKSLTYVDAAKALGASSWSIMKNHILPNAITPLVTFLPFALISSISILSALDFLGYGIPAPNPSWGEMISQGRDNLRAWWLIAFPSLSLAATILLSSFIGEGIRDSFDSKEKVTYE; via the coding sequence ATGAACTCTTTAGCAAAAAGAAGATTCGAAAAATTCAGATCCAACACAAAGGCATGGATCTCTCTCTGGATTTTAGGGACTTCTTATATTATTTCCCTATTTGCTCCCATACTTGCAAATAACCAGCCTTGGATCGTCTCTTACGACGATTCCTGGAAATTCCCGATCCTATTCCGTTACACCGATAAAGACTTTGGAGGATCCGAATATTCCCCTATAAATTATAAAAAGCTAAAATTAAGGGAAGATTTCAAAGAAGAAGACGATAACTGGATCTTATTTCCTCCTGTACCGTACGGATACAATGAAGACAATTTAGAGTCGATCGATGATCATGAAAACCCACCTTCTCCTCCTAGTCCAAAACATTGGCTGGGAACGGACGATAGAGGAAGAGATGTGTTCACTCGGATCTTTTATGCATATAGGAATTCTATGAGTTTCGGACTTATATTAGTTTTTATAGAATTTATTTTCGGAACGATTGTAGGCGGGATCCAAGGATATTACGGAAAAAGAACGGATATCATACTCCAAAGGATCATAGAGATTTTATCCGCCATTCCTTTCTTATATTTGATACTCATCATGGGTTCCTTTTTCGGAAGAGGATTTATCGTATTGGGTATCACTTACTCGGCATTGAGCTGGATCGGGATCAGTCTCTATATGAGGGGAGAATTTTACAGATCAAAGTCCCTTACTTACGTAGATGCTGCAAAAGCATTAGGCGCTAGTTCTTGGAGTATTATGAAAAATCACATTCTTCCGAATGCGATCACTCCGCTTGTGACCTTCTTACCTTTTGCACTCATCAGCTCGATCTCAATTTTAAGCGCTCTCGACTTTTTAGGCTACGGAATTCCCGCGCCGAATCCCTCTTGGGGAGAAATGATCAGCCAAGGAAGGGACAATCTAAGAGCTTGGTGGTTGATTGCATTTCCTTCTTTATCTTTAGCGGCAACTATCCTTCTTTCTTCATTTATTGGAGAAGGGATACGCGATTCTTTCGATTCTAAGGAGAAGGTAACGTACGAATGA
- a CDS encoding AsmA family protein, which yields MRSWDVINRYLEENKIRYISALGFFVLLFILIVYIPFVQKKDVYKEFILDRLRSSTDLDIKVADSDLYLLPFPGIELNQIEIRKDNVLIAVSDKVDIDISWFGLIKRMIEIRDISINGGSLQLERRKDGSFDIVEYLNGKKKETEQKSNVKELLDDVNSRIGFSTEDFFAISLKNIEIDNFTLVYNEQSHDRKYVVYFKKSQISVSFYGKDVDLLFQGRIDDQPIDLEMTSGLQNFPVNWEKLQFSAVLKTEELSLSLLREIFNIFPAADFSKTKLSGRTEVVKEEGTIFKFKVRNQIKDLAYKGGLPFGNIRLNVDFDLDLINKKVAFPFIEAVWEGVAKATAKGSVNWKNRSLGQFDIKADYGDYHNLLKLGKLFQVREDLFDPTSPPGIFYFTGELNNIFAFKHRFAHIKMEAKYVDPLLSIPNFHAYIYNGEILGKAKIYPNIPKIEVEGDAHRLQVDKVLLPYLSEKIMEGELSSWFSFETQIRNHSRDSVTELFANMKGIGNITIKNGELVGYANFMVPVLNTLGKIIAFKGVDGRELKFETLRSDVKVSGNEMYFPNMKLEIENSGMDVDGKGTVGFDQKIDMRLHLRLGGKYIGKGLQIPIIYAGTFGKSIPYVDPIWLGSVYTGMTLLGPYLIPLGGPYAGGVAGSVIGEYVRDLWDGVTGLFGGNSSDSDKKPKEK from the coding sequence ATGCGCTCCTGGGATGTAATCAATCGATACTTGGAAGAAAATAAGATCCGATATATATCCGCACTCGGATTTTTTGTATTATTATTCATACTGATCGTTTATATCCCTTTCGTCCAGAAAAAGGATGTATATAAAGAATTTATACTAGATCGTCTAAGAAGTTCAACCGACCTGGATATCAAAGTAGCCGACTCGGATCTTTACCTTCTCCCCTTTCCAGGGATCGAATTAAATCAAATCGAGATCAGAAAAGACAATGTTCTGATAGCAGTCAGTGATAAAGTAGATATAGATATTTCCTGGTTCGGTCTGATCAAAAGAATGATAGAGATCCGGGATATTTCCATAAATGGAGGTTCTCTTCAACTAGAAAGAAGAAAGGACGGATCTTTCGATATAGTGGAATATTTGAACGGAAAGAAGAAGGAGACGGAACAGAAAAGTAATGTAAAAGAACTTCTGGATGACGTAAATTCTCGGATCGGATTTTCTACAGAAGATTTTTTTGCAATCAGTTTAAAGAATATTGAAATAGATAATTTCACATTAGTATATAACGAACAAAGCCACGATAGAAAATATGTAGTATATTTCAAAAAATCCCAAATCTCCGTTTCTTTTTACGGGAAAGATGTGGATCTTTTATTCCAAGGAAGAATAGACGATCAACCTATCGATCTGGAAATGACAAGCGGCCTGCAAAACTTTCCGGTTAATTGGGAGAAATTACAGTTCAGCGCGGTTTTAAAAACGGAAGAACTTTCCCTCTCCTTGCTTAGAGAAATATTTAATATTTTTCCTGCCGCAGACTTCTCCAAAACAAAACTTTCCGGAAGAACAGAAGTAGTAAAAGAAGAAGGTACCATCTTCAAATTCAAGGTCCGGAATCAAATTAAGGATCTTGCATATAAAGGAGGACTTCCTTTCGGGAATATCAGATTAAATGTGGATTTTGATCTGGACCTGATAAATAAAAAAGTAGCTTTTCCTTTTATAGAAGCTGTCTGGGAAGGAGTCGCAAAGGCCACTGCAAAGGGAAGTGTAAACTGGAAGAACAGAAGTTTAGGTCAATTCGACATCAAAGCTGATTACGGAGATTATCATAATCTTTTAAAACTAGGAAAACTTTTCCAAGTCAGAGAAGATCTTTTCGATCCCACTTCTCCTCCTGGTATTTTCTATTTTACCGGAGAATTGAATAACATTTTTGCGTTCAAACATAGATTTGCCCATATCAAGATGGAAGCGAAGTATGTTGATCCTCTTTTATCTATTCCTAATTTCCATGCATATATCTATAACGGAGAAATATTAGGAAAAGCTAAAATATATCCCAACATCCCTAAGATAGAAGTAGAAGGAGACGCACATAGGCTCCAGGTCGATAAAGTTCTTCTTCCTTATTTATCTGAAAAAATTATGGAAGGGGAACTTTCCAGCTGGTTCTCCTTTGAAACTCAGATCAGAAATCATTCTAGGGACTCAGTAACTGAACTTTTTGCAAATATGAAAGGGATCGGAAACATCACGATCAAAAACGGAGAGCTGGTAGGTTACGCTAACTTCATGGTTCCCGTCTTGAATACACTCGGTAAAATTATTGCGTTCAAGGGAGTAGATGGGCGCGAATTAAAATTCGAAACTCTTCGATCCGATGTGAAAGTTTCTGGCAACGAAATGTACTTTCCCAATATGAAACTGGAAATTGAAAACAGCGGAATGGATGTAGATGGGAAGGGGACCGTAGGCTTTGATCAAAAAATAGATATGAGATTACATCTTCGCTTAGGCGGAAAATACATAGGTAAAGGTTTACAAATTCCGATTATCTATGCCGGAACTTTCGGAAAAAGTATACCTTATGTAGATCCGATCTGGCTCGGAAGTGTGTATACAGGCATGACCTTGCTAGGACCTTATTTAATTCCTCTTGGCGGACCTTACGCAGGCGGTGTCGCAGGATCCGTGATCGGAGAATATGTACGAGATCTTTGGGACGGAGTTACAGGTCTGTTCGGCGGAAACAGTTCCGACTCGGACAAAAAGCCAAAAGAGAAATAA
- a CDS encoding ABC transporter ATP-binding protein: protein MNSETILQISNLNLELSKEGKFVPLLEDINFEIRKGEVLALVGESGCGKSVCATAITKLLPQESFRYTNGKVLFQGTDLLQTDSESLRKIRGKKISYVFQEPFSALNPLSKIKDQMTEGFLEHGLGTRKEAEDKAEYLLGAVGITDIKLRMNCYPHQLSGGILQRVGIGMALMCDPELLIADEPTSALDVTVQAQLVELLLRLKEKMNLSVLFISHDFGLVSHIADRICVLYAGRIAELGTVDQVLDAPNHPYTKDLLDSLPSHFFKTGIFKPIEGRLPSPGNYPKGCHYSERCDFVFSHCNNVKPILKNTNGSGHLSACFLNDKKELAG, encoded by the coding sequence ATGAATTCGGAAACTATTCTCCAAATATCCAACTTGAATCTAGAACTTTCCAAAGAAGGAAAGTTCGTGCCGTTATTGGAAGATATCAACTTCGAGATCCGTAAAGGAGAAGTTCTCGCGCTTGTAGGAGAATCCGGTTGTGGAAAATCGGTTTGTGCTACTGCGATCACAAAATTGCTTCCTCAAGAATCTTTTAGATACACGAATGGAAAGGTTTTATTCCAAGGAACGGACCTTCTCCAAACCGACTCTGAAAGTTTAAGAAAGATCAGAGGAAAAAAAATCTCATACGTATTTCAAGAACCCTTCTCCGCCTTAAATCCTTTAAGCAAAATAAAAGATCAAATGACGGAAGGATTTTTAGAACATGGACTTGGGACCCGTAAAGAAGCGGAAGATAAGGCCGAATATCTTCTTGGAGCGGTAGGAATTACCGACATAAAATTAAGGATGAATTGTTATCCTCATCAGTTGAGCGGCGGAATTTTGCAGCGGGTAGGGATCGGAATGGCGTTAATGTGCGATCCGGAACTTCTTATTGCAGATGAACCTACTTCCGCTTTGGACGTTACTGTCCAGGCCCAGTTGGTGGAACTCCTACTAAGACTCAAGGAAAAGATGAACCTGTCAGTATTATTCATCTCTCATGATTTCGGTTTGGTCAGCCATATTGCGGATCGTATCTGCGTACTTTATGCGGGAAGGATCGCTGAACTCGGAACGGTAGATCAAGTTTTGGACGCACCCAATCATCCTTATACGAAAGATCTTTTGGATTCTTTACCTTCTCATTTTTTTAAGACCGGGATTTTTAAACCGATAGAAGGGAGATTACCTTCTCCCGGAAATTATCCTAAAGGTTGTCATTATTCCGAAAGATGCGATTTCGTATTCTCTCATTGCAATAATGTAAAACCTATATTAAAAAATACGAATGGATCCGGACATCTTTCCGCTTGCTTCTTAAACGATAAAAAGGAACTTGCAGGATGA
- a CDS encoding phosphoethanolamine transferase, whose protein sequence is MGTINKKNILEIFSRYSVWVLPTVILISDILVRDEILPTFKPLQWAFYFLSFIYSVILYSAAIILLRILYQQKSKIAYYIVFSLILSFYVGTLLGSYGYYAYTGIMPNFFVFSFIFHEPLNSWTIVEGGFTKSSLVFGLLLFIVLGTSLWFSTIKEPLKYKFQTPVRIGVVILFLAISGFLHNNTRFNDQVYVSDTNTIAFVWRNLYNHLTGDSLGSAGLQSRNNPRLPQIGSNPGFNVLFVVTESLRKGSLGVYGYERNTTPFMSKFAQTADRSQYFLFKKAYSNSSSTLLSFPSILTGVSPSQPVPMTHTYPLFWEYGKSAGLSTFYITSHNLQWNNFEGFFKNSGIDFLWDKEKSGLKVFNDIGIDDRETVKEFKRYLSGFKTSGKRFAGVLHFNTNHFPYIVPEESKVFAVDSVPDQYDNSVRHMDSLLEEVYAYLKKEGFLENTVVIFTSDHGESLFEHDYLGHIDSNYVETVAVPMLLYIPNSLKESVNLQAIRRNTDKPVANTDLIPTFIDILNLENNPAIKKYSANLEGKSLLRDIYGDRRIIITNNNEISLYKVGISYIKGNYHYIMNLNSNPSKERLFDLSKDPKELKDLWADANDESKIQFREVVKDCGVCVELFTSQGLPYESSQSNLETAELKRNSVKAAAF, encoded by the coding sequence ATGGGAACTATAAATAAAAAAAATATACTAGAGATATTCTCCCGTTATTCAGTCTGGGTTTTACCTACAGTAATATTAATTTCAGACATCCTTGTTAGAGATGAAATATTGCCTACATTCAAACCCTTGCAGTGGGCGTTTTATTTTCTCTCATTTATTTATTCAGTAATCCTATATTCTGCAGCTATCATTCTGCTTAGGATCTTATACCAACAAAAATCTAAGATTGCTTACTATATCGTATTCTCTCTGATCTTATCTTTTTATGTCGGAACGTTATTAGGTTCTTACGGATACTATGCGTATACCGGGATCATGCCTAACTTTTTCGTGTTCTCTTTTATATTTCACGAACCATTGAACAGTTGGACAATCGTGGAAGGCGGTTTTACAAAGTCTTCTTTAGTTTTTGGTCTTCTCTTATTTATCGTACTAGGCACCTCTCTCTGGTTCTCAACTATTAAAGAGCCCCTAAAATACAAATTCCAGACACCGGTACGTATCGGAGTAGTGATCCTCTTTTTAGCGATCAGCGGATTCTTACATAATAATACTAGATTTAACGACCAAGTATATGTTTCCGATACGAATACGATCGCATTTGTTTGGAGGAACTTATACAACCACCTAACAGGAGATAGTTTAGGTTCCGCAGGATTACAGTCCAGGAACAACCCTAGACTTCCTCAAATCGGTTCTAATCCTGGATTTAATGTTCTATTTGTAGTCACTGAAAGTTTAAGAAAGGGAAGTTTAGGAGTTTACGGTTACGAAAGAAACACGACTCCATTCATGTCCAAGTTCGCCCAGACAGCGGACCGTAGCCAATACTTCTTATTCAAAAAGGCGTATTCAAATTCAAGTTCTACTCTTCTATCTTTTCCAAGTATATTAACCGGCGTTTCCCCTTCTCAACCTGTTCCGATGACCCATACATATCCGTTGTTCTGGGAGTATGGTAAATCTGCAGGACTTTCTACATTCTATATCACTAGCCATAATTTGCAGTGGAACAACTTCGAAGGATTTTTCAAAAACTCGGGGATCGATTTCCTTTGGGATAAAGAAAAGAGCGGTTTAAAAGTATTTAACGATATCGGGATTGATGATAGAGAAACCGTAAAAGAATTCAAAAGATATCTTTCCGGATTTAAGACCTCAGGCAAAAGATTCGCGGGAGTACTGCACTTCAATACGAATCATTTTCCGTATATTGTACCGGAAGAATCCAAAGTTTTCGCAGTAGATTCTGTCCCTGACCAATACGATAACTCTGTTCGCCATATGGACAGCCTTCTGGAAGAAGTGTACGCCTATCTCAAAAAAGAAGGTTTCTTGGAGAATACAGTTGTTATCTTTACTTCAGATCATGGAGAATCCCTTTTTGAGCACGATTACCTGGGACATATAGATAGTAACTATGTAGAAACTGTTGCCGTCCCGATGCTATTATACATTCCGAATTCTTTAAAAGAGTCGGTAAATCTACAAGCTATACGTAGGAATACAGATAAACCTGTGGCGAACACGGACCTGATCCCTACTTTCATAGATATTTTAAATCTGGAAAACAACCCAGCGATCAAAAAATATTCTGCGAATCTAGAGGGTAAATCCTTACTCAGAGATATTTACGGAGATCGTAGGATCATCATTACCAATAATAACGAGATTTCTTTGTACAAAGTTGGGATCAGCTATATTAAGGGAAACTATCATTATATAATGAACCTGAACTCTAATCCTTCCAAAGAACGTCTATTCGATCTTTCTAAAGATCCGAAAGAATTAAAAGATCTTTGGGCAGACGCAAACGATGAGAGTAAGATCCAATTTAGAGAAGTAGTAAAAGACTGCGGTGTTTGTGTGGAATTATTCACATCCCAAGGATTGCCTTATGAATCTTCGCAATCAAATTTGGAAACCGCGGAATTAAAGAGAAATTCCGTAAAAGCCGCGGCGTTCTGA